The genome window TAAGAGCTGATAACCAAAAATTTGTACGTTTTATTAATTCACCAAATATGATTTTACGGAAAATAACTTCTTCATAAATTGGACCAAGTAATGAGGTTACAATGATGAAGAAAGGGGAAATTTGTGTTATTTGGTATAGAGCGTCAGTGTTTTCTGAACCCAGTTCGACATTAAATACATAGACTTCGATAACTGCAGCGATGTTTTGTGCAAACAGTGCTAGAAATATTCCACCTATCGCCCAGAAAAACGATGATAAGAATGATGGACGGTCTCTTTCTTCAAACGATGATTGTCCAGCTGATCTTAGTAAAAAAAATACGACGATTAAGCCTGACCCAAATGCGAAGATTGTCCACCAAATAAATGCATCTTCTCTAGATAAGCCAATTGCCTCAAATACTTTATGACCGAATAAAAGCCCAGAAAATTGAGCGAAGACATAAGTTAAAATAATGTACCAGTATTGTTTTGCCAAAATCGGTTACTCCTTTTTCTTTAATTAGTCCGACTCATAATAGTTTATCATAAGTTTCATTCAAGAAAAAAATGAAAACTTTTATTTAACTTATGCAATTAAGAACTATTCATAATAAGAATGGAATATATCATGTTATGAGAGTTATGAAAATGGTTAAGAATGAGTAACTATGAGAGATTATTGAAAAGGATGTTAAGGAAGGTTTGTTGTGTTTCATCTTAAGAAGTTCAGAATAAGATTAAGTGAGAGAAGGGATTCAGTATACTGTTGTGGTATATGTGTTAGTAATAGGATGGTTAGCAAACGACACTAGGAAATCGTATCAATTATGCAGTTTTGTAACGAACCAACTTTTTCTAAATTTTTAAGAGTTCCTACTTGCAAAAAGAGATGGAGTTATTTATTATAATAAATGTGTTAGCACTCATAAGTGGTGAGTGCTAAAATTAAGAATCTAATAGAAGAACTTAAGAAATTAGGAGGGTGTTTCACTTGTTAAAGCCTTTAGGTGACCGTATTGTAATTGAATTG of Bacillus solimangrovi contains these proteins:
- a CDS encoding CPBP family intramembrane glutamic endopeptidase, which produces MAKQYWYIILTYVFAQFSGLLFGHKVFEAIGLSREDAFIWWTIFAFGSGLIVVFFLLRSAGQSSFEERDRPSFLSSFFWAIGGIFLALFAQNIAAVIEVYVFNVELGSENTDALYQITQISPFFIIVTSLLGPIYEEVIFRKIIFGELIKRTNFWLSALISAVIFGAIHFENEHLLIYSSMGLVFAFLYYKTKRIWVPITAHVMMNSFVILIRFLNPEQFEKIQQEIETAQSFIGGLFL